In a genomic window of Lycium ferocissimum isolate CSIRO_LF1 chromosome 9, AGI_CSIRO_Lferr_CH_V1, whole genome shotgun sequence:
- the LOC132029733 gene encoding bark storage protein A, translating into MAVSKLFLALVLPFMVLISLEEANGAVSGKTRKLIDMANRKGPYLGLVIPNLFEMNPLLKHPSYKPSNLTIDYAGRRFQFGYIDKQPVVLVMTGLAMLNAGITTQLLLALFKVKGVVHYGIAGNANPSLHIGDVAIPQYWAHTALWNWQRYGDGPENELPLEVNGDYTRDIGYLKFSKYAVNVTNCNSNNNLLNNVWYQPEEVFPVFGTPEERQHIFWVPVDSHYYAIAKNLEGLKLEKCLNATTCLSHTPKVTRVHRGTSASIYLDNAAYRSFIYNKFDVSPVEMESAAVALICYQQNVPYIVIRALSDMAGGGSAESNEAATFITLAATNSVEVTVQFIKQLSVKKYQDA; encoded by the exons ATGGCAGTTTCCAAGCTTTTTTTGGCATTGGTTTTGCCTTTCATGGTGCTAATTTCCCTAGAAGAAGCAAATGGTGCTGTAAGTGGAAAAACTAGAAAATTGATTGATATGGCTAATAGAAAAGGCCCTTACTTGGGATTGGTCATTCCTAATCTATTTGAGATGAACCCACTTCTTAAACACCCTAGTTACAAACCTAGTAACCTTACCATTGATTATGCAG GGAGGAGATTTCAGTTTGGATACATTGATAAACAGCCCGTCGTTTTGGTTATGACCGGACTTGCCATG CTAAATGCAGGAATAACAACACAGCTGTTGTTAGCTCTGTTCAAGGTTAAAGGAGTGGTGCACTATGGAATTGCAGGAAATGCAAACCCATCTCTCCATATTGGAGATGTTGCAATTCCTCAATACTGGGCACATACTGCTCTTTGGAATTGGCAG AGATATGGAGATGGCCCTGAGAATGAACTACCCCTTGAGGTGAATGGAGATTACACTCGAGATATTGGATACTtgaagttttccaaatacgcagtGAATGTGACAAATTGCAACTCAAATAATAATCTTCTTAACAATGTATGGTATCAACCTGAAGAAGTATTTCCTGTTTTTGGCACTCCCGAGGAAAGACAGCATATCTTTTGGGTCCCTGTTGACTCTCATTACTATGCAATTGCCAAGAACCTCGAG GGTTTGAAACTAGAAAAGTGTTTAAACGCAACAACATGCTTGAGCCATACACCAAAGGTAACAAGAGTACACAGAGGAACAAGTGCAAGCATATACTTAGACAATGCAGCATATAGGAGCTTCATCTACAACAAGTTCGATGTCAGCCCTGTTGAAATGGAAAGTGCAGCTGTGGCTCTCATTTGTTACCAGCAGAACGTACCTTACATCGTAATCCGTGCCCTTTCTGACATGGCGGGAGGCGGCTCCGCCGAGTCGAATGAGGCTGCTACCTTCATCACCCTTGCTGCCACTAACTCCGTTGAAGTTACCGTGCAATTCATAAAGCAGTTGTCTGTGAAGAAATATCAAGATGCCtga